The proteins below are encoded in one region of Chelonia mydas isolate rCheMyd1 chromosome 11, rCheMyd1.pri.v2, whole genome shotgun sequence:
- the ZNF804A gene encoding zinc finger protein 804A, with product MECYYIVISSTHLSNGHFRNIKGVFRGPLSKNGNKTLDYAEKENTIAKALEDLKANFYCELCDKQYYKHQEFDNHINSYDHAHKQRLKELKQREFARNVASKSRKDERKQEKALQRLHKLAELRKEAACAPGSGPMFKSTTVTVRDNFHEIPQSTIIDASNKQQNVNCTLMHNAQNAKDVTSSAFSASESASNNKSDTLKLGDQVQGVHGHKIGFSFAFPKKASVKLESSAAVFYEYNDETSSEHGISRRSRFVPGACNLQFPSATEIVLCSEEKQNYSHPLMEKCTDTAEASEVQESKQLSSKEKNIILENTVLVPADSHLKQPVSCDLDDYCVDVNLPALRDQSLSTVAISNQALPVESHSSERLGKKSPARDITDDCLPLQDITEENNKYINSDSSTTEAEIKKLGSDLHMSSNSEGESTALQNKQETHKRPCEPFVPVLSKHGLSVLQWPSEMLIYTNTEPSISYSCNPLCFDFRSSRASDCMEKTKHQSNVHHSHHKTESNQSLVLDDTDKSISECADYKTEINKNVCDQATSLITDVLLAKSCEPATNQDKMCLDASFRTGKTEKYHISKSHLRQDTRIDDKYSKVWNKETHKRWFHKNRKRKRRKLCHHHHEEIAKADTEISSTAEQKINYVNEDKHQHLQNTSGKCRDEIGSIWLATEQLQQSCQKLGIENSDHKRTMSTSTNIHGDKGQCGTWNTKNSYDHCTDSEPLHRKYKASSHRQSKQLTLNSGRHNLMYSRTLCSWKVRRSSCSPDHKCLEKCTSQSQSIKRAYNFLTDEPERSHRKRRQHTYSCSSDESSCRQAFLSEAYLRQTSNLAAHCKPKRKRRRKRSRTHHIFVNKELRRNENHRPSKGNSTLNILGELLTQENIQQTKTQPIKDYTKNMVETTQLVENKLTLQSDGLLLSENNKSTECSTMQSSPSIFLEHFTHSSASVIEHSVLTTATPENKLEEEKKHENVRARESQAPYKVSSIDRNVEQTTRKPYLCQHEVAETIPQEKINEATSEWLRYNSGIINSPPPLSFKEAHINSHAFLTTEQILAPFTLPDQTLIFPPENHGKFKDLQCEAYQQLMQQNMLANKVKFAFPPTAIQPNPPLQPLPLQQPLCSTSVTTIHHTVLQQHAAAAAAASTFKVLQPHQPFLSQVPTLSRTPLPHLAVGPRLCPGTHTTFVAPPQLPLIPTSVLHPSHLAFPPLPHALFPSLLSPHPAVIPLQPLF from the exons agaCTCAAGGAACtgaaacagagggagtttgctcGAAATGTAGCTTCCAAGTCAAGAAAAGATGAAAGGAAACAGGAAAAGGCCCTCCAACGTTTGCACAAGTTAGCTGAACTGAGGAAAGAGGCAGCATG tgctcCTGGGAGTGGTCCCATGTTCAAGTCCACTACAGTTACTGTGAGAGATAATTTCCATGAAATCCCACAAAGTACTATCATAGATGCTTCTAACAAACAACAAAATGTCAATTGTACTTTAATGCACAATGCACAGAATGCGAAAGATGTTACTTCTAGTGCTTTTTCTGCTTCGGAAAGCGCAAGTAATAACAAATCTGACACTCTCAAACTTGGGGATCAAGTACAAGGAGTCCATGGACATAAAATAGGATTCTCTTTTGCTTTTCCTAAGAAAGCATCAGTGAAGTTGGAGTCCTCAGCTGCTGTATTCTATGAATACAATGATGAAACATCCAGTGAACATGGAATTAGCAGAAGAAGCAGATTTGTTCCAGGAGCTTGTAATCTTCAGTTTCCATCAGCAACAGAAATAGTTTTGTGCTCTGAGGAGAAACAAAACTACAGTCACCCACTGATGGAAAAATGTACTGACACAGCAGAAGCTTCTGAAGTTCAGGAGTCAAAACAACTATCCAGTAAGGAGAAAAATATAATACTAGAGAATACAGTATTAGTTCCAGCCGATTCCCATTTGAAACAACCTGTGTCTTGCGATTTGGATGACTATTGTGTTGATGTCAATTTACCAGCATTACGAGATCAATCACTGTCCACAGTTGCCATTAGTAATCAGGCACTACCTGTAGAAAGTCACAGTTCTGAGAGGTTGGGGAAAAAATCCCCAGCTCGTGATATCACTGATGATTGCTTACCTTTGCAAGACATCACAGAGGAaaacaataaatacattaatagtGATTCATCCACAACtgaagcagaaattaaaaaaCTTGGCTCTGACCTACATATGTCATCAAATTCTGAAGGGGAGAGTACAGCCttacaaaacaaacaagagaCACATAAAAGACCTTGTGAACCATTTGTTCCTGTTCTGAGCAAACATGGATTGTCTGTTCTTCAGTGGCCATCCGAAATGTTAATTTACACAAATACAGAACCATCCATTTCATATAGCTGTAATCCTTTATGTTTTGACTTCAGGTCATCACGAGCAAGTGACTGCATGGAGAAAACTAAACATCAGTCAAATGTACATCATTCTCATCACAAAACTGAGTCCAACCAGAGTCTTGTTTTAGATGACACAGATAAATCTATTTCAGAATGTGCTGATTACAAAAcagaaattaataaaaatgtgtgCGACCAAGCAACATCACTTATAACAGATGTTTTGTTAGCTAAAAGCTGTGAACCTGCAACAAATCAAGATAAAATGTGCTTGGATGCCTCTTTCAGGactggaaaaacagaaaaataccaCATTTCCAAAAGCCATTTACGACAGGACACCAGGATAGATGATAAATACAGCAAAGTCTGGAACAAAGAAACTCACAAAAGATGGTTTCAcaaaaataggaaaaggaaaaggagaaaattatGTCATCACCATCATGAGGAAATAGCAAAAGCAGACACTGAAATTTCTTCAACAGCTGAACAGAAAATTAATTATGTCAATGAAGATAAACATCAGCACCTTCAAAATACTTCTGGGAAGTGCAGAGATGAAATTGGAAGCATATGGTTAGCTACAGAGCAGTTACAACAGTCATGTCAAAAACTTGGCATTGAAAACAGTGATCACAAAAGAACCATGTCCACATCAACAAACATACATGGTGACAAAGGCCAATGTGGGACCTGGAACACAAAAAATAGCTATGACCACTGCACTGACTCTGAACCTCTGCACAGAAAGTACAAAGCAAGCTCTCATAGACAGTCAAAACAACTGACTTTGAATTCTGGAAGACATAACTTAATGTATTCTAGAACATTATGTAGCTGGAAGGTCAGAAGATCTAGCTGTAGCCCAGATCATAAATGTTTGGAAAAATGTACAAGTCAAAGCCAGTCCATCAAGAGAGCTTACAACTTTCTGACTGATGAACCTGAAAGATCCCATCGAAAGCGAAGACAACATACATATTCTTGTTCATCAGATGAAAGTTCATGTAGACAGGCATTTTTATCAGAAGCGTATCTCAGGCAAACAAGTAATTTAGCTGCACATTGTAAgcctaaaaggaaaaggaggagaaaaagatCTAGAACCCATCACATATTTGTCAACAAAGAACTAAGAAGAAATGAAAATCATAGACCTTCCAAAGGAAATTctacattaaatattttgggggaattgtTAACACAAGAAAATatacaacaaacaaaaactcaacCCATAAAAGATTATACAAAAAATATGGTGGAAACAACACAGCTGGTAGAAAACAAGTTGACTCTACAATCTGATGGTTTACTTTTATCAGAAAATAACAAGTCAACTGAGTGTTCAACAATGCAGAGCTCTCCAAGTATATTTTTGGAGCACTTCACGCATTCCTCTGCTTCTGTTATTGAACATAGTGTTCTGACAACTGCAACACCAGAGAACAAgctagaagaagaaaagaaacatgaAAATGTAAGGGCTCGTGAAAGTCAAGCTCCTTATAAAGTGTCCAGTATTGATAGAAATGTGGAACAAACTACTCGTAAACCATATCTATGCCAACATGAAGTAGCAGAGACCATAccacaagaaaaaataaatgaggcAACCAGTGAATGGCTGCGGTATAATTCGGGCATAATTAACAGCCCTCCACCTTTGTCATTCAAAGAAGCACATATAAATAGTCATGCCTTTTTAACCACTGAACAGATACTTGCCCCATTTACATTGCCTGATCAGACATTGATATTTCCCCCAGAAAACCATGGAAAATTTAAAGACTTGCAATGTGAGGCCTATCAGCAGCTCATGCAGCAAAACATGCTGGCTAACAAGGTGAAGTTTGCCTTTCCGCCCACTGCAATCCAACCTAAtcctcctctgcagcctttgCCCTTGCAGCAGCCCTTATGTTCTACCTCTGTAACCACAATCCATCACACGGTTTTACAGCAGCATGCTGCCGCTGCTGCCGCTGCAAGTACATTTAAGGTTCTCCAGCCTCACCAACCGTTTCTTTCACAGGTCCCAACCCTTTCAAGAACACCTTTACCTCATCTCGCAGTAGGACCTAGACTTTGCCCAGGAACCCACACAACTTTTGTTGCTCCGCCACAACTGCCACTAATTCCAACTTCCGTCCTTCATCCGAGTCACCTGGCTTTCCCCCCATTACCTCATGCATTGTTTCCTTCGCTGCTTTCACCGCACCCAGCTGTCATTCCATTGCAGCCCCTCTTCTAG